A segment of the Bacteriovorax sp. PP10 genome:
CAATTTCATTCTTAGCTTCGAACTTCTTAGCGGCATGATTGTAAATGAATGAACTCTTCCATGGGATACATGCAATGGGCTCACTAAAGTTTACATCACCAGGAGTCGCTACCAGAGGGATTTTCCCTGTCTTATAAATACATGTGTTGAATTGCAAACTGATGTTTTTAGCTTCGTTGTTATCAGCAAAAGCTGTTCCAGGTAAATCTGAAACATACAGAGTTGGTGATGTCGGTCTCTCTTTTGCGTACACTTTCTCAGTATCCTTCGCATAAGAGTTTTTTACTGTATTCCATCTATATGAACCATGACGTAACTCAGGAACACTGTTGTTGTACATTGGATCTTCGTCGATTGAGTCAATCGTCCATTCAGTATGTTTGTAGTCTACAGATTGACCGAATAAATCGCGTACGTAGTTGCTCGATTTGATAACTTCGCCATCATAGTTTTGTCCAGAATCAAAAATACATCCTTTGATCTGTTGAACGATTGCATAGTTTTCCAGGTCATCAATATTCTTAGTCGTGTAACTCATGAAGGCACTTGTTCCATGAGAAGGGGACTGATCAGCAAAGATAACGTGATAGTCATATGACTGAACTCTAAACTCTACCAGGTCACATGAATCAGTGGCCGCACAGTTAGTATTTTTAAAAACAATTTCCTTGGTCTTATCTTTTACAACTCCAGCGAAAGAGCTTGCACTAAGAGCACTGAAGGCAATCAGAGTTAAAATTCTTTTATTCATCATACGTGTCTCCTAATGGCCGCGGATTATTGTGAGGGGTATAAATACACTGTTTTGGGATTGATAGGGGATTTCGTGAAAAATGTACAAAATCTACAGGGGCATAAAGTTCTAAATACTTAAAATTGGACAAGTTCGACTATCCTTTTTAAGCTTTAACTATGAAATATTTATCAAGCATTTTAATTGGATTCTACTTAACAAGTGCGGGGGCCGCCTCTTTCTGCACAAACTACGAGTTGCCGAATAACTATCTAAAGATGAAGAGCGAAACAGAAAAAAGCATCGATGCTTTTGCTAACAATAAAGTCATCGCTGCTCAGGCCGATGGAATCTTATCAAAACTCATTACTGCTAAAAGCCCATTTGTAACCAGCTGGTACGCGAAGGGAAACTTTAAAGGTAAATCTGAAGAAGATGTGGCCAAGTCATGGCGCCAGTACTTTGCCAGAAGCTTTTTACTTATGAAGTATCCGCAAGGAGACGCAAAGATTGATGCTGAGATCGAAAAGCTGGTTGATGGTCTTCTTCAATCCAATTTTAATAAAAGCTTCAAAGATCAGATGAATAAAAATTTTAGTACGGCCAAAATACTTGCAGTACAAACGATTAATGAAATGAATCTTCCGCAAAATAAAGTGATCATCGCAAAGATTAACTCGATTAAACTTTACTGGCCGGAGCATTTAAAAACTGCCCGCAATAAAGCTATTCCACTTGATCTCATTGATTGGGGGATTGCTTATGACCCTCTCTCAAATGAAATCAATATCGGACTAAATTCTCTTTCATATTCTAATGATGAAACGATTATGGCCGTCTTTGCTCACGAGATTGGACATGCTTTTGATCCTTGCAGATGGGGAGCGTTTTTCGAAGGCCCATGGCCTTTTGAAAAGGTAGGACAATGTCTAAGGTCAAGTAGTAGTGTCGGCGCTAAAAAAAGAGACGACAGCAAACTTGAGGCCTTTGGTAAGGCAGGGAAGTTAACACCGGAATTAGTAGCAGCACTTAAAGCAAATCCAACATGTAATAAACAGGCCTATCCTCCTAAGGGAATTCAGGCAGATCAATTGCCAGAAACGTTTGCAGATTGGTTTTCAGCAGAAGTGATTTCACATTATAAAGAGCTGGATATTTCTAAGTTAAGGCCGGATTTGTGTGATGAGAGTACTTTAGTAGAAGGAAGTTCATATCCTACGAATCGTTTGAGACAAGAAAAGATTTATTACTCTCAGCCGAAATTGAAAAGTCTTTTAAAAGACTCCACCGAGAATAGCTACTGCGCTTTAAAATAAAAAAGGGAGTCTTTTAAAGACTCCCTTTCTGATTATGCTTTATTTTGAAAGAACCTGATAAACACTTTCTGCAAAGTAGGCGTCCGGGTAAAACTGATAAGTCCAAAAAGTACGATAATTTTTAATGACGGACTCATTGAGCTGATGATGATCGTTTTTATATTTTGTATATAGTGGATTAAGGATCATATCACGCAATTTATTTCGCCCTTCCACTAAGCTGTCAAAAAACGTCACTTGGTTCTGCATTTTACTAGCTTCAATTTTTTTAACTAAAGCATCCAGTTTGGCATGAACCAGGTAGCTTGCTCCCGCAAAATACATAAGCTCTGATCCACCAACCGTCAGGCGTTGCTCAGCATTTTTTGAAGGAGAAGGGATTTTAGCGACATTCATCACAGGATCATAATGAGTCATAACCTGAATCAGACGATTATAAACACTAAGCTTAGTCTTATCTGATGCTCTGATAATTTTATCAATGAGTAGATCTTTATTAATGGCCTTAATTAAATCAGCATTATTCATTTTTAAGTAAGGATCGATTAAATTATTAGCAGAGACAGAAATGCTGGCCAGCTCGCGCTTGTCGATTTTCGCCATCGCCGTCGCAGTCGTGTAAACCATATGCATTTCCTGGTTTTTCGTATCAAGCTTAAGCGACTGGTCGATAAAATTATCATTACCTGCTAGCTTCACTTCAAATGCGGCACCGGCAAGACGTGGGTTTAAAAGTAAAATAATCTCTTTATTCGTCGTCAGGACTTTCACCATCTCTTCTATGTCGCTACCAGCGAGCATTCGATCATCTTTATACTGAGAGTTGAAATAGACACTGACTATTTTTAAAATAAGACTATTGAACTTATTAACCAGTGGTAGATCCAGATTCAGGTTGGTCAGCTTACTTAAAGTTGAATTAATGAGTGAAGGTTTTCCAAATTCAACTTTCACCTTATGAAGAGTTACGCCAATGGCCTCGTCATTATAATAGATCGGAAGTTTATCTTCTTTTAACTGATCTTTGATTTGAGATAGTTTTCTCGGGTTAAGGGATAACTCCGCACTTAAAGAATATGAATCCTTAACAACTTTCCATTTTTGATCCCTAATCCAACTGAAGAGCACTTTCTTTTTTTCAATAGTACTGACTTTTAAATTCAATGTGATTCTTTTATCAGGAGTGACTTTTAGAGTTAAGTTATCCAATAAGGTATGACTTTGCTCTTGATCTATTAATAACTCTTTTTCATATTGAGCATTCTGCAACTTCAGCATGTTTTGGAAAAGGTGATTGGTGTATGTTTCCAGATAAAGAAAATTGATTGAAGCAATAAAATCAGCAGAGCTTTGATTGTAGTCCTGATAAATTCCGGAGAAAGCGGTATTATCCAGATCAGCAGCGCGATTTTCCAGAGAGTCGACGTAATTGCGCCCGCGAGCTCCTTCTCCGACACTAACTTCCAGGAATGTATTGTTGAGGTCTTTTGAAACATAAGGGGCAAGCCCCCATACTTGAAGAGTATTATCAGCTCCTTCAATCGAATCAAAAACAAGTTTTGGATCAAGCTTAATTTTGAAGAGCTTATCTACAGAATCGTATTTAAAAAGATCTGAAAAAAGAATTTGTCCTTTTTTCTTCATGTAAGCAGCACCCATGGCACTGGCCGGATTCATCTTAATATCAAAGTCCATTGATTTTACAATCGTGTCAGATGAAGGTTTACTGGCCACACTTCCATAGAGGTCTTTGACGCCTTTTAAGTAATCCGATAAATCTTTAATTCTTCTTTCTCTGATTTTTTCAGGAGTATCATTAAGTTCCTGAGTATCATAATTCATTGCCGCTAGGGTCTGGCTTAAATAAACTTTTATGAAGTCTAAAAAGAACTGCTGGTTTTTAGAGCTACGACTAAATTGTAATTTCTTTTCTCCATCGAATAACTTGATAGACTTCGGATCAATTCCAAGCCATCCATCCTTACCCAGATTTGTCTCCACGACGATTTCAAAAGGAATTCCATCGCTATCCCAGCTTTTGTTTTTATCAACTTTTTTCCCGACAAAACTAGAATCGATTTGACCTAAGAGGTAATTCAGGTCCAGATTCAATTTACCTCTAAGAATAATTCCTGGAAGATTCGGAGCTAGAACGAAATTTGCTTCTTTAACATAGTATTGGCCATCATCTTCAGTATCGCGAAGGAAATTCATCGATGAGTTAAGAAGGTCCTGACTAATTCTTTTGGTAATGATTGGCAGGTTTTTATTTTTTAGATCGGCATCACTGCGAATGGCATTATCAATGCTCAATCGACGATCAAGATCTGTCATGAAAAAGCGGGCGCGGCCTTTTTCATTTTCAATGAAGTTAAGGTACTCGTTTTCCGGGTCTGCCTGAAAGAGTTGATTTTCAGCGACTAAAACATTACGACCTCCAATACGAAGGTCATTTTTAAAGTTTTCAATTTCTTTTTGATAACGAGGCGCAAGTTTTGTGACAGTGATTTTTTCACTAATTAAAATTTGCTCAAAATAAGCAACCAGCTCTGCTCCTGTCTTAGCGTAATTAGAATAAATTTTATAAAGTTCATTTCTAATTTCCAGAATAGTTTTGTCATCATTGTTAACGTCTGCAATCTGTTGAGTGACCCAACGATCAGAGGGTTTTCCAATTCCAGCAATAAGTCTAAAAACCGCATAATCTTTAGTACCACTTAGAAGATCAGGTCCAAAATACCAAAGTCTTAGGTTTTCAATTTCATCATACATTTTGAGCTGTGAAAAATAGCCAGTATTGAGTTTGACCGCAATTGTTCGCATCGTCGGATTAATGACAAAGCCATCGGTTTCAACAACCTGTTTCATCATCATCATTGAATCAGTATTTTGTGGTAGCGCAGAGCTTGCCTGATTGTACACGTAACGAATCAAATCAGAATTGGCCATGATGGTCTGAATGAAACTTCCTACTACAGAGAAAGCGTTTAGATAGTCATCGCCATTAATTTTAAAACGATGAAATTTAATTCTAAAATAACGAGTTTGTGAAAGTTCTTTGGCCTCAGGGAAACTGATGGCAAGTTCAAAAACATGATTTTCTGCTCCCGCTGTACCTGCTGGAAGAGGAATACCAAAATTAAAAAGTTTTTCGAGCGGGTAGTTAACTACGCCTTTGATTGATAAAATTCTGGTTAGAGGGTCAATGCGGACGTATTCTATTTTTCTTAGAACTTCCTTAGGGCCGGCCAGCTTTTGAACTTCTCTCTCGATCGTTTTAAAGGGTATTCCAACGTTCACCAGCACTTCATCTGTCTGAGCATATTGAGCAGGCAAGCGCTTCTCTGTATGGCCACAACTGGCAGCAATACTAAGAATAAATGACAAAATAATTAAGTTCGCGATGACTCTTTTCATGTGATTACCTCACATTCTTTATCGGGATCAATTAAGTCTTTATTAGTAATGAAAAGGTTTAGTCAGGCATTTGAAGATAATTTTTTCTTTATCTATCAAAAGAAAACGCTTTAAAGCGACATCATCCTTAGTGGAATGCCTGTGAAGCGCGATTTTCCAAAACCTAAAACAGGTATGAAAATGAAAGGGAGAAAGAAGATCCCTACAGTGTAGAAGAGTCCTTTATCAAAACACTGGGCCAGCTTAAAGCAGGTATAGGCGTGGGCCATAATATTGATGACTGGGACAAAATAGAAAAGAATAAATAGAACAGGTAAGTCTACGATTCTGACTAAGATATAGACGTTATAGAGCGGTATAAAAGCAGACCAACCAGGGTAACCAGCTTTTTCAAATACTTTCCAAAGACCAAGCAGGTTAGTAATAAAAATTAAGAAATATAGAAAATAGGTCACAGGTATATCCAATTATTAAAAAGGGAGCCGAAGCTCCCTTTTACTACATTTTTTCTGGAGGAGTAATACCTAAAAGATATAATCCTGTTTTTAACGTGTCACCAAATGCCTGAAGCAGGCTTAAGCGAGCTGCACGTAAATCTTCAGTCTCTGCCTTCATAACAGAAACTTCAGTGTAGAAGCGGTTATAGGCCTTACAAGTAAAGAACAGGTGATTAGCAATCGTAGAAGGACGGTAGTTGTCACATGCATTGATTGTCACTTTATTGAAGTCGTATAAGTGTCTCATTAAGTCACGTTCTGATTCATGAGTTAAAAGATCCAGGTGTTCCAGACTTCCTTTTAATCCTTGCTCAGTCGCTTTTCTTAAAATCGATTGCGTACGAGCGTAACTGTACATTAAGTACGGCCCTGAGTTTCCTTCGAACGAAACCCATTCTTTCGGGTCAAAAACGATTTCTTTATTTGGGTCTGCTTGAAGCATTCCGTATTTAATCGCTCCAACAGCAAGCTTATGAGCAGTGTCTTCTCTTTGTTCTTTCGACCATTCAGTACTGTATTTTTCAAGATACGTATTGATCTCTGCGACAACCAAATCGATCAGTTGGAAGAAAGTAAAAGAGTTACCAGAACGTGATGACATTTTTCCGTCAGGACGAACAACCATCCCGTAAGATAAGTGGTAACACTGAGAAGCTTGTGGGAATCCCATTTTTTCCAGAGCGTAGAATAATTGTTTGAAGTGGAAGTTTTGTTCACTCCCAACAACGTAGATAGATCTATCGATGTCGAAGTCGTTGAACTTAACTTTTGCCAGGGCAAGATCTTTTGTAATGTACGGAGTTGTTCCATTTGATTTTCTTGCCATGAAGAAGCCAAGCTTCTTGTCTGTCATATCAAAACCAACGGCGCCGTTATCGACAACGAATAACCCTTTTTTCATATATTCATCAACGATGGCCTGAGAAGCTTCGCTTACTTCAGACTCGTAGAAGAAGTGATCAAATTTCACGTCTAACCATTTATAGATTCTGTTGAAATCATCTAAGCAGTACTGACGAGTCACTTTCCATGTCTCGTAATACTTTCCAGATTTGCTTTCGATTGCTTTTAAGATCGTGCCAACTTCTGCTTTATAAGTTTCAAAAATTGTCGTGCCGTTTTCTTTATCTGCAGCTTCAGCATCTTTAAGTTTATTGTTAGCTTCAACATAACGTTGTCCAAGCCATTCAGCTTTGTTTGTCTGCTCTTCAATTTTATCAGTTCCAGTGTAGTGCTCTACACCCCAAAGACATTTTGCAATGTGAGTTCCTTCATCACCGATGTAGTTAGCACCGATAACTTTATAACCGTTGTAAGTGAAGATACGGCAAATGCTGTCTCCAAGACAAACGTTACGTCCGTGACCAACGTGAAACTCTTTGTGAGTGTTAGGTTGAGAAAACTCGATCATAACTTTTGTTTTGTTGTGATCAGGGTTTGATTTTAGAATATTAAATCCTGAACCGTTCACCAAAGTTGGAACAAGAGCTTTCGCTACTTCTTTTTGGTTCGTGAAGATGTTTAGGAAGGCACCTTTTAAAACGATAGATTCAACCCATGGGTTTTTCTCTTCATCTAAAAGTCTTTTTAATTCAGTTGCTACTTCATTAGGATTTTTCTTAATAGCTTTAGCAAATCGAAAACATGGAAGAGCGTAGTCTCCTAATGCTTTTTCTGGTGGCTGCTCAAGTGTTTTAAAAAAGTCGACAACAGTTAGCTCAGCAGGAATTGCTGGTTCAATTGTTTGTAGTGCTTTAAATAGCGAAGTTGCTAGTGAGCATTTTGCGGGGTCGTAAGAAAAATTTGCTAGTTGATTCACAACTATGTCTCCTAAAGAAAATTTAAAAACTATAGTACATTAACTTTTGATTGAAGTGATTGAGCGATAAAGCAGTTCTTGTGAGCTTTCTCATGAAGACTTTTTAATTGCTCTTCAGAAGGTCTCTTGTCACCGCTGTAGCTGATTTCTGGAGTCAGGTTGATCTCTGTCACGCTGATTCTTCCTTCAGCATTTTTTCCAAGGATAGCTTCTGCTTTACAAGTATAGCTCTCAACAACGTAACCACTCTTTGAAGCGATAGCAAGAAACGTCAGCATGTGACAGCTTGCCAGTGCACTTGCCAGAAGTTCTTCTGGGTTACTCATATCAGAGTTTCCCAAATACTCAGGCGAAGCAGAGTTCTTTAGAGTCTGGTTACCACTGAACGAAATAGTGTGATTGCGATTGTATTTTTCGTACGAAAAATCTTCGCTCTCTTTTTTCCATTCAAGATTGATAACATATGAACTCATTATTCTTTTACCTTGTACTCAGCTTCAATTGTTGATCCGCTGAAACCTTGATCGTAACGTTGAGGTGAACTCATACGTTTTGTAATAATAAATTTTTCAGATGATTCACCACCAAGAGCGATTAACCACGAGAAGACTACTAAAACAGGATTCGTATTCCAGTATGACACGGTTGCAAGACACGCGACTAAAATTCTTGGAGCGATAAAAAATCCTGCCCACCAAAGAAGGCCTCCGAATTCGATTGTACTTGCTAACAGTCCTGATACCAACAGAGTTAAACGTGGGAAGAGTGCAATTGAAAATAAAAATATCCAACCATGTTTATCGAAGTAATCGTATCGACCAAATTCAACATTTGTATAGTTATACATAAGTGTTGATGCGATTGATATTGCTAGGAAAATGAAGGCTATTTTAAAAAGTGTTTTCATAAAAATACCATACCAAAACGCATGACAATAATAAATTAAAAAGAAGCACCCTTGACGAATTTCAGGGTGACCTCACCTTATATTTATGAAAACAACACATACAATTACGAGCGAACAATTTTTACCAACCCTAGTGCTTAAAAACACCGTGCTTTTCCCAGATGTTGCACTTCCAGTGTTAGTCTCAAAGCCGGTCGGATTGAACGCACTTCATCGCGCCATTGACAATGACAAGGAGAGACGTTTTGTCGCTCTGTCACTGAAAGAGGGCGCAGAAATCGACAATATCAAGTCTTCTGACTTTTATACAGTCGGGACTCTTTGTATTGTGGAACGCATTGAGAAGAACGAGAAAGGTGAGTCTATCGCCTACGTTAGATCAGTCGAGCGTTTTCAAGCTAAATCTATTCAGTTTGAATCGGCCTTCAATTCATGGGCGGCGCAAGGAGAGATCGTCCCCGACATTATCGACCTCGACGGACCGACAGAGAAGGCACTTCTTACATCGTTAAAAGAAGTTTCAAGAGAAATCTTAGCTTCGATCAACGCGA
Coding sequences within it:
- a CDS encoding DUF5684 domain-containing protein, which encodes MTYFLYFLIFITNLLGLWKVFEKAGYPGWSAFIPLYNVYILVRIVDLPVLFILFYFVPVINIMAHAYTCFKLAQCFDKGLFYTVGIFFLPFIFIPVLGFGKSRFTGIPLRMMSL
- the argS gene encoding arginine--tRNA ligase, which codes for MNQLANFSYDPAKCSLATSLFKALQTIEPAIPAELTVVDFFKTLEQPPEKALGDYALPCFRFAKAIKKNPNEVATELKRLLDEEKNPWVESIVLKGAFLNIFTNQKEVAKALVPTLVNGSGFNILKSNPDHNKTKVMIEFSQPNTHKEFHVGHGRNVCLGDSICRIFTYNGYKVIGANYIGDEGTHIAKCLWGVEHYTGTDKIEEQTNKAEWLGQRYVEANNKLKDAEAADKENGTTIFETYKAEVGTILKAIESKSGKYYETWKVTRQYCLDDFNRIYKWLDVKFDHFFYESEVSEASQAIVDEYMKKGLFVVDNGAVGFDMTDKKLGFFMARKSNGTTPYITKDLALAKVKFNDFDIDRSIYVVGSEQNFHFKQLFYALEKMGFPQASQCYHLSYGMVVRPDGKMSSRSGNSFTFFQLIDLVVAEINTYLEKYSTEWSKEQREDTAHKLAVGAIKYGMLQADPNKEIVFDPKEWVSFEGNSGPYLMYSYARTQSILRKATEQGLKGSLEHLDLLTHESERDLMRHLYDFNKVTINACDNYRPSTIANHLFFTCKAYNRFYTEVSVMKAETEDLRAARLSLLQAFGDTLKTGLYLLGITPPEKM
- a CDS encoding OsmC family protein produces the protein MSSYVINLEWKKESEDFSYEKYNRNHTISFSGNQTLKNSASPEYLGNSDMSNPEELLASALASCHMLTFLAIASKSGYVVESYTCKAEAILGKNAEGRISVTEINLTPEISYSGDKRPSEEQLKSLHEKAHKNCFIAQSLQSKVNVL